Proteins encoded together in one Chitinophaga varians window:
- a CDS encoding RNA polymerase sigma factor produces MSSVEFNTLLVGNADFLKPFAFTLTKDAEQAKDLYQETLFRALSNQEKYLEGTNIRAWLFTIMRNIFINHYRKKAKNRMIAEPSVSDFFLNYQQSPTSNKADTNLRMKDIHVAVYHLPQIFKQPFLLYYEGYKYFEIADILQEPLGTIKSRIHFARKILKTQVLRH; encoded by the coding sequence ATGTCATCTGTTGAATTTAACACCTTGCTTGTCGGAAACGCTGATTTCCTGAAACCCTTTGCGTTTACCCTTACCAAAGATGCTGAACAGGCTAAAGACCTATACCAGGAAACCCTGTTCCGGGCCCTCTCCAACCAGGAAAAATACCTGGAAGGCACTAACATCCGCGCCTGGCTGTTTACCATTATGCGTAACATCTTTATCAACCACTACCGGAAAAAAGCCAAAAACCGGATGATAGCCGAACCCAGTGTCAGCGATTTTTTCCTCAATTACCAGCAAAGCCCCACCAGCAACAAAGCAGACACTAACCTCCGGATGAAAGACATACACGTCGCGGTCTATCACCTCCCACAAATCTTTAAACAACCGTTCCTCCTGTATTACGAAGGATACAAATACTTTGAAATAGCAGATATCCTCCAGGAACCGCTCGGGACCATCAAAAGCCGGATCCACTTCGCCCGTAAAATACTCAAGACCCAGGTGCTGCGGCACTAA
- a CDS encoding DUF5009 domain-containing protein: MTASQRFLSLDVFRGLTVAAMILVNNPGSWEYVYAPLEHAKWHGCTPTDLVFPFFLFAVGNAMSFAMKKYAEAGNAAVIRKILTRTLLIFGIGLLLNWFPFVKWADGQLVMKPLSSLRILGVFPRIALCYGAAAFIVHYLKDKGAFVAACVILLAYWFVLIAFGTGDPYSLEGYAGLPLDKLILGENHMYKGEGVPFDPEGILSTFPAICNVIFGYLAGKFIQEKGKTYEMLARLMIMGCILIFAALCWDMVFPINKKIWTSSYVLYTVGIALLLLSILMYIVEFRGLTRWTTFFTVFGKNPLFIYVLSGVVVKLYLLIRPVPGQNMYSWLYQNVFQPIGGNMVGSFLFALFHVCAFAAIGYWMDKKKIYVRV; this comes from the coding sequence GTGACTGCATCGCAACGTTTCTTATCACTGGACGTCTTCCGCGGACTGACGGTAGCCGCCATGATCCTCGTCAACAATCCCGGTAGCTGGGAGTATGTGTACGCGCCACTGGAACATGCCAAATGGCACGGCTGTACGCCCACCGACCTGGTATTTCCCTTTTTCCTCTTCGCCGTAGGCAACGCGATGAGCTTTGCCATGAAAAAATACGCCGAAGCCGGCAACGCGGCGGTTATCCGGAAAATACTCACCCGCACCCTGCTGATATTCGGTATCGGCCTGCTGCTCAACTGGTTCCCTTTCGTGAAATGGGCCGATGGCCAGCTGGTCATGAAACCCCTCAGCAGCCTGCGCATCCTGGGCGTATTCCCCCGTATCGCGCTCTGCTACGGCGCTGCAGCTTTCATTGTCCACTACCTGAAAGACAAAGGCGCCTTCGTGGCAGCCTGCGTTATCCTGCTCGCCTACTGGTTCGTCCTGATAGCTTTCGGCACCGGCGACCCGTATAGCCTCGAAGGTTATGCCGGCCTGCCGCTCGACAAGTTGATCCTCGGAGAAAATCATATGTACAAAGGAGAAGGAGTACCCTTCGACCCGGAAGGCATTCTCAGCACTTTTCCCGCTATCTGCAATGTTATCTTCGGATACCTGGCCGGTAAATTCATCCAGGAAAAAGGTAAAACCTATGAAATGCTCGCCCGCCTGATGATCATGGGATGTATCCTCATCTTCGCCGCACTCTGCTGGGACATGGTATTTCCTATCAACAAAAAAATATGGACCAGCTCCTATGTGCTCTACACAGTAGGCATCGCACTGCTGCTGCTCTCCATCCTCATGTATATCGTAGAGTTCCGCGGGCTCACCAGGTGGACGACCTTTTTCACTGTATTCGGTAAAAACCCGCTCTTTATCTACGTGCTGTCCGGCGTAGTGGTAAAGTTATACCTGCTGATACGCCCTGTGCCCGGCCAGAATATGTATTCCTGGCTGTACCAGAACGTCTTTCAGCCCATCGGCGGCAATATGGTAGGCTCCTTCCTGTTTGCCCTCTTCCATGTATGCGCGTTCGCCGCCATAGGCTACTGGATGGACAAAAAGAAAATCTACGTACGGGTATAA
- the glf gene encoding UDP-galactopyranose mutase, with amino-acid sequence MKQYDFLIVGSGLYGAVFAHEAKKRGKKCLVIDKRAHKGGNVYCENVDGINVHKYGAHIFHTNDSAIWNYVNSFVEFNRYTNSPVAVYKGDLYNLPFNMNTFYQLWKVKTPAEAQHIIQEQVSSLNIKAPANLEEQALSLVGTDIYERLIKGYTEKQWGRKATELPAFIIKRLPVRFTYDNNYFNDKYQGIPVGGYNKLIDGLLEGIEVKLGCDYFEDKAYFDSLADKLVFTGKIDEFFDYRFGFLEYRSLRFEHERLEIANFQGNAVVNYTEREVPYTRIIEHKHFEFGTQKHTVITREFPKEWKGQSDEPYYPINDEKNTKIFGQYKQLAEECHQVIFGGRLAEYRYYDMHQVIGSCLKEVSRTFDL; translated from the coding sequence ATGAAACAATATGATTTTCTGATTGTTGGCTCTGGGCTATATGGGGCAGTGTTTGCGCATGAAGCGAAAAAAAGGGGAAAGAAATGTTTGGTGATTGATAAGCGGGCTCACAAAGGGGGCAATGTTTATTGTGAGAATGTTGACGGAATTAATGTACATAAGTATGGAGCGCATATTTTTCATACTAATGACAGCGCCATATGGAATTATGTGAATTCATTTGTTGAATTTAACAGATATACGAACTCACCAGTAGCTGTGTATAAAGGGGATCTCTATAATCTGCCATTTAACATGAATACCTTTTACCAGTTGTGGAAAGTAAAAACGCCAGCTGAGGCGCAACATATTATTCAGGAACAGGTGAGCAGCCTGAATATTAAAGCACCGGCCAATTTGGAAGAACAGGCGTTATCTCTGGTGGGTACTGATATATATGAACGTCTCATTAAGGGATATACGGAGAAGCAGTGGGGAAGAAAAGCAACTGAACTTCCGGCGTTTATTATTAAGAGGCTTCCGGTAAGGTTTACCTATGATAATAATTACTTTAACGACAAGTATCAGGGCATTCCTGTTGGTGGATACAATAAGCTAATTGACGGGCTGCTGGAGGGGATAGAGGTAAAGCTTGGTTGCGACTATTTCGAGGATAAAGCGTACTTCGATTCGCTGGCTGATAAACTTGTTTTTACAGGAAAGATAGATGAGTTCTTTGATTATCGTTTTGGTTTTCTGGAATACCGGTCATTACGGTTTGAACATGAGAGATTGGAAATAGCAAATTTTCAGGGTAATGCGGTGGTAAATTATACAGAGCGTGAAGTTCCGTATACGAGGATTATTGAACACAAGCATTTTGAATTTGGTACCCAAAAACATACGGTAATAACGAGAGAATTCCCTAAGGAATGGAAGGGGCAGTCGGACGAGCCATATTATCCTATTAATGATGAAAAAAACACTAAAATATTCGGTCAGTACAAACAGCTTGCGGAGGAGTGTCATCAAGTAATCTTTGGTGGCAGGTTAGCTGAATATAGATATTATGACATGCATCAGGTTATTGGGTCCTGCTTAAAAGAGGTGTCTCGCACATTTGATCTATAG
- a CDS encoding sterol desaturase family protein yields MHLNFLALAVPFFLTFMGLEYLVAHKKGKRYFKFKDSVANISVGIAERLLDTFTVGIFYFLYEYLHRHYALFDIKPGVLLWVALLVCTDFIWYWYHRLAHEVTLFWCAHVVHHQSEEFNYTVSARITVFQAFIRTGFWAVLPVIGFPPAMITSMLLVHGLYPFFIHTRTIGKLGILEYILVTPSHHRVHHASNPKYLDKNYGDVFIIWDKLFGTFQKEEEEPVYGLTKPLESNSFLWQHFHFILEMWYSVRRTNGWRSKLRVVFGKPDYVDPAAREVLEETFLVRDRTITETPKLNNYVVWQMAATLTLLFVFLLLEHYVPVFVQVCVSLLILLTLMNCGAILEQKRWVFYLEYARYSVLCFALYYYWPHPSLLTLAALVLTTALYFQSRLKERYYRLVYGYTRT; encoded by the coding sequence GTGCATTTGAATTTTCTGGCATTGGCGGTTCCTTTTTTTCTGACATTCATGGGTTTGGAGTATCTGGTGGCACACAAAAAAGGGAAGCGTTATTTTAAGTTCAAGGATTCCGTGGCCAACATCAGTGTAGGCATTGCTGAGCGATTGCTCGATACCTTCACGGTAGGGATTTTTTATTTTCTATATGAGTACCTGCACCGGCACTACGCCTTGTTTGATATCAAACCCGGCGTGCTACTATGGGTGGCGTTGCTGGTTTGTACTGATTTTATCTGGTATTGGTATCACCGGTTGGCACATGAGGTGACTTTGTTCTGGTGCGCGCATGTGGTGCATCATCAGAGTGAGGAGTTCAACTATACGGTATCTGCCCGTATCACCGTTTTCCAGGCGTTTATCCGTACGGGGTTCTGGGCGGTATTGCCGGTTATCGGATTTCCGCCGGCGATGATCACCAGTATGTTGCTGGTGCACGGGTTGTATCCTTTTTTCATTCATACCCGTACCATCGGGAAGTTGGGCATCCTGGAGTACATTCTGGTGACGCCGTCACATCACCGGGTGCATCATGCCAGCAACCCGAAGTACCTGGATAAAAACTACGGCGATGTATTCATTATCTGGGACAAGCTGTTTGGTACTTTTCAGAAAGAGGAAGAAGAGCCCGTATATGGTCTTACCAAACCGCTCGAGAGCAACAGTTTTCTATGGCAGCATTTTCATTTTATACTGGAGATGTGGTATTCCGTCAGGAGAACGAACGGATGGCGGAGCAAGCTGCGGGTGGTTTTTGGAAAGCCTGATTATGTAGATCCTGCGGCGCGGGAGGTATTGGAAGAAACGTTCCTGGTAAGGGACCGCACTATAACGGAAACGCCTAAACTAAATAATTATGTGGTGTGGCAGATGGCTGCCACACTCACATTATTGTTTGTTTTTTTATTGCTGGAGCACTATGTGCCGGTATTTGTACAGGTATGTGTTTCACTGTTGATCCTGCTTACGCTGATGAACTGTGGCGCCATCCTGGAGCAGAAACGCTGGGTGTTTTACCTGGAGTATGCCCGTTACAGCGTTTTGTGTTTTGCCTTGTACTATTACTGGCCGCATCCTTCCCTGCTTACACTGGCGGCGCTGGTATTAACAACGGCGCTTTATTTCCAGTCGCGGCTGAAAGAGCGGTATTACCGGCTGGTATACGGTTATACCCGTACGTAG
- a CDS encoding SLBB domain-containing protein encodes MFRKLLLLQLFLFIGYCVTAQNPALSKEQIRQMKVDNLSDDQVRQLVAEMKKNNMSFSDIDTYAQQKGIPDIEVSKLKSRIQQMGLDKELDQNQKNKEKNKKDKEDEEGSRKVDDDMTEDTTTGSKEKPQTREEREREKRRKKIFGSELFNNKNLTFEPNLKMPTPPNYRLAANDEILIDVYGYSEVQHRLKVTPDGYIRIPNLGPVYVNGLTMEEAKNRITKQLATIYSGIKSGNTSVQISLGNIRSIRVLLIGEVVNPGSYTIPSLATVANALYVSGGPTENGSFRNIQVIRNGSTAATFDLYDFLARGDLSNNIVLQDQDIVKVNPYKTRVELIGEVKRQAIFEAKDNETLQQILDYAGGYTDRSFRDVIRAYRVNNKEREVVNVPASEIASFKLKSGDQFFIDSILNRFSNRVTITGAVFHPGNYALEDNMTISDLIKRADGVKENAALSRGLIRRLQSDYTPSFINFNVQDALSGKSAMRLQKEDSVMIYSKFDLREEYEVRIDGEVNKPGYFNYADSMRLEDLILIAGGLTDAASLQEVEISRRKRGGMYDPKDSTKAIVERFNINADLSNNPEAKAFVLQPFDEVVVRKSPAYASQANVMISGEVVYPGDYTINNRSERISDLIKRTGGLRPEAYPEGAVMMRKTFINESDSSLLANKLQVFYNKLQDSTDIARVQAAVDRKEQLLGINLDHIMKHPGSKYDLLLEEGDVIRVPKKLQTVQLFGEVYFPKKVRFDGGYKFKDYIHGAGGFTAQAMKRRAYIVYANGEVKNTKKVFFFNSYPKVKPGAEIYIPTRKERKGLNGQEGVAIASGLASVALVIVTILNTIK; translated from the coding sequence ATGTTCAGAAAATTATTGCTGCTACAGCTTTTCCTGTTTATTGGCTATTGTGTGACCGCGCAGAATCCAGCATTATCCAAAGAACAAATCCGGCAGATGAAGGTTGACAATCTGAGCGACGATCAGGTGCGTCAGCTGGTGGCTGAGATGAAAAAGAATAATATGTCTTTTTCAGATATTGACACCTATGCACAACAGAAGGGTATTCCTGATATTGAGGTGAGCAAGCTGAAAAGCCGTATCCAGCAGATGGGCCTGGACAAAGAGCTGGACCAGAACCAGAAGAACAAGGAGAAAAACAAAAAGGACAAGGAGGATGAGGAAGGTAGCCGCAAGGTCGATGATGATATGACCGAAGACACCACGACTGGGAGCAAAGAAAAGCCACAAACCCGGGAAGAGCGGGAAAGGGAAAAGCGTCGTAAGAAGATTTTCGGATCGGAGCTTTTTAACAATAAGAACCTGACGTTTGAACCCAACCTCAAAATGCCAACGCCGCCCAATTATCGTCTGGCTGCCAATGATGAAATTCTCATAGATGTATATGGATATTCCGAGGTACAGCATCGTCTGAAAGTAACGCCTGACGGCTATATCCGTATCCCCAACCTGGGGCCGGTGTATGTGAACGGATTAACCATGGAGGAAGCTAAAAACAGGATTACCAAGCAATTAGCGACCATTTACAGTGGTATAAAGTCTGGCAACACTTCCGTTCAGATTTCGTTGGGTAATATCCGTAGTATCCGGGTATTGTTGATTGGAGAGGTAGTGAACCCTGGTTCCTACACGATCCCTTCACTGGCCACTGTGGCAAACGCGTTGTATGTTTCAGGTGGCCCTACGGAAAATGGGTCATTCCGCAATATACAGGTGATCCGTAATGGCTCAACCGCAGCTACTTTTGACTTGTACGATTTCCTTGCCCGGGGCGACCTCAGCAATAACATTGTGTTGCAGGACCAGGACATTGTGAAGGTAAACCCCTATAAGACACGGGTGGAACTGATTGGGGAAGTGAAGCGGCAGGCCATCTTTGAAGCGAAGGACAATGAAACGCTTCAGCAGATCCTTGATTACGCCGGCGGCTATACGGACAGGTCTTTCCGCGATGTTATCCGGGCTTACCGCGTAAACAATAAAGAGCGGGAAGTGGTGAATGTTCCGGCCAGTGAAATAGCTTCGTTTAAATTAAAATCCGGGGACCAGTTTTTTATTGATTCTATTTTGAACCGGTTCAGCAACCGGGTGACCATTACCGGCGCCGTTTTTCATCCTGGCAACTATGCGCTGGAAGATAATATGACCATCAGCGACCTGATTAAACGGGCCGATGGCGTGAAAGAAAATGCTGCTCTGTCAAGAGGGCTGATCCGTCGTTTACAATCGGACTATACACCCTCCTTTATTAACTTCAATGTACAGGATGCGCTGTCAGGTAAGTCAGCCATGCGGTTACAGAAAGAAGACAGTGTGATGATCTATTCCAAATTTGATCTTCGTGAAGAATATGAAGTGAGAATTGACGGAGAGGTGAATAAACCGGGCTATTTTAACTATGCCGACAGCATGCGGCTGGAAGACCTTATCCTGATAGCAGGCGGGCTTACTGACGCAGCTTCCCTGCAGGAAGTGGAAATCTCCCGCAGGAAACGTGGTGGAATGTATGATCCGAAAGACAGCACCAAAGCGATTGTAGAACGGTTCAATATCAATGCTGACCTCAGTAACAATCCGGAAGCGAAGGCTTTTGTATTACAACCTTTTGATGAAGTGGTGGTTCGCAAGTCGCCGGCGTATGCGTCACAGGCTAATGTGATGATCAGCGGAGAGGTGGTGTATCCTGGTGATTATACGATCAACAACCGTTCGGAGCGTATTTCGGATTTGATAAAAAGAACGGGTGGCCTCCGTCCGGAAGCATACCCGGAAGGCGCGGTAATGATGCGTAAGACGTTTATCAATGAAAGCGATAGTTCACTGCTGGCCAACAAGCTGCAGGTATTCTATAATAAGCTGCAGGACAGTACCGACATTGCACGCGTGCAGGCCGCTGTAGACCGCAAGGAGCAATTGCTGGGTATTAATCTGGACCATATCATGAAACATCCCGGATCTAAATATGATTTGTTGCTGGAAGAAGGGGATGTGATCAGAGTGCCCAAGAAACTACAGACAGTGCAGTTGTTTGGAGAAGTTTATTTCCCGAAGAAGGTGCGGTTTGATGGTGGATATAAGTTTAAGGATTATATCCATGGTGCAGGAGGTTTCACTGCACAGGCCATGAAGCGGAGGGCTTACATAGTATATGCTAATGGAGAAGTGAAGAACACTAAAAAAGTGTTTTTCTTTAATTCATATCCAAAGGTGAAGCCAGGAGCTGAAATTTATATACCTACCAGGAAAGAAAGAAAAGGTCTGAATGGTCAAGAAGGTGTAGCCATTGCCAGTGGATTGGCATCTGTGGCATTGGTAATTGTGACTATCCTTAATACAATTAAGTAG
- a CDS encoding flippase, whose translation MGGIKIHKNVFYNTLLSVSQVLFPLITFPYVTRILGPEGLGAVNFVDSITQYLILFAALGIPLYGIREIAKVKNSKENLSKVFSELFFLHLSLTIILCLIYVLLFSFIPKLYHNRGLFWIGSVILFVSVFPSEWFFQGMEKFSLIAVRAFLIRILSIVLLFLWVRKPTDTALYYGITLLSIICNSLVNIYFLRREITLSFKNLNIKRHLGPLVYIFSSNVAISVYVLLDSILLGFLRNTEEVGFYTTPLKLNRVLLALLSAFSMVMLPRLAAAFSEKRMEEARALLTNSYRYVILLSIPVGVGLLLFSSDIVLLFAGNAFQESVIVLKITSFLMFLIGLSNIFGMQVLIPIGKEKVLLKTVSIGMFLSIGLNFFLIPFLGYIGAAVTNVLTELVVTFVSGYFAFKYVRFRFSYKVVVVAIICCLPFYPIMFLFSFIQMNFAIKLVATIICCGLAYFASQLWIFRNPLLLEGKTVLMSRLKTLKK comes from the coding sequence ATGGGAGGCATAAAAATTCACAAAAATGTTTTTTATAATACACTTCTTTCGGTTAGTCAGGTTTTGTTTCCACTGATTACTTTTCCCTATGTTACCAGAATATTGGGCCCGGAAGGGCTAGGGGCGGTCAACTTTGTCGATAGTATTACTCAGTATCTTATTCTCTTTGCTGCATTAGGAATTCCTTTATATGGGATTAGGGAAATTGCTAAAGTGAAAAATAGCAAAGAAAACCTCTCAAAGGTTTTTTCTGAGTTATTTTTTCTGCATCTTTCATTGACTATAATCTTATGCCTGATTTATGTCCTGCTCTTTTCATTTATCCCGAAGCTTTATCATAACAGAGGGCTTTTTTGGATAGGTTCTGTCATACTGTTTGTTAGTGTTTTTCCAAGTGAGTGGTTTTTTCAGGGAATGGAAAAATTTTCACTTATTGCGGTACGGGCTTTTCTTATCCGGATACTCTCTATTGTTCTATTGTTCTTATGGGTCCGTAAGCCAACTGATACGGCCTTGTATTATGGAATTACATTGCTGTCGATCATTTGTAACAGCCTAGTCAATATTTATTTTCTTCGCCGGGAAATAACATTATCATTTAAAAATTTGAATATAAAACGCCATCTCGGCCCTTTGGTGTATATATTCTCGTCAAATGTTGCCATCAGTGTTTATGTCTTATTAGATAGTATCTTATTAGGGTTTCTTAGAAATACGGAAGAGGTTGGATTTTATACCACACCGTTGAAGTTGAATCGCGTTTTATTGGCATTACTCTCGGCTTTTTCGATGGTGATGTTGCCCCGGTTAGCGGCTGCATTTTCTGAAAAAAGAATGGAAGAAGCGAGGGCTCTGCTGACAAATTCATACCGATATGTTATTCTGCTAAGTATTCCTGTTGGCGTCGGGCTTTTGTTGTTTTCTTCTGACATAGTTTTGTTGTTTGCCGGGAATGCGTTTCAGGAGTCTGTGATCGTTTTGAAAATAACTTCTTTTTTAATGTTTCTGATAGGCCTCAGTAATATTTTTGGGATGCAGGTGCTGATTCCGATTGGAAAGGAAAAGGTTTTGCTTAAAACAGTGAGTATCGGGATGTTTTTAAGTATTGGGCTTAACTTCTTCCTCATTCCTTTTTTAGGCTATATTGGGGCGGCAGTTACTAACGTGCTCACAGAATTGGTGGTAACATTCGTCTCAGGTTATTTTGCCTTCAAATATGTCAGGTTCAGATTTAGTTATAAAGTAGTAGTTGTTGCCATTATTTGCTGCCTTCCATTTTACCCGATTATGTTCTTGTTTTCATTTATACAAATGAATTTTGCAATTAAATTGGTGGCGACGATTATTTGTTGTGGGTTGGCCTATTTTGCTTCACAGTTATGGATATTTCGCAATCCATTGTTGCTGGAAGGAAAAACAGTATTGATGAGCAGGCTTAAAACCCTGAAAAAATAG
- a CDS encoding acyltransferase: MEAVGYFKNDSFTPEISIGDNVTLNDFCHIACINQVIIGNNVLVASRVFITDHFHGKIDALEKDISPSDRNLYSKGPVIIHDNVWIGEGVVVMPGVTIGKGAIIGANAVVTRDVPAYAVVGGNPAKVIKSIL; this comes from the coding sequence ATGGAAGCGGTTGGCTATTTTAAAAACGATTCTTTTACTCCTGAGATCAGCATAGGCGACAATGTAACATTGAATGATTTTTGCCACATTGCCTGCATTAACCAGGTCATAATTGGAAACAATGTTTTAGTAGCCAGTAGAGTCTTTATCACGGATCATTTTCATGGGAAGATTGATGCACTAGAAAAAGATATTTCTCCAAGCGATAGAAATTTGTATTCTAAAGGGCCGGTTATTATTCATGACAATGTATGGATTGGAGAAGGTGTGGTGGTAATGCCGGGCGTGACCATCGGAAAGGGAGCAATCATTGGCGCAAATGCTGTGGTTACGAGAGATGTTCCTGCTTATGCTGTTGTTGGTGGCAACCCTGCAAAAGTTATCAAAAGCATTCTCTAA
- a CDS encoding lipopolysaccharide biosynthesis protein, with protein sequence METNRAQDRPSDELSVKEFILKLVEWWRYLVSKLVIIVLISLVGGAIGITYAYWKKALYVAELTFVMEDGKSNPLGAYAGLASQFGIDLSSGGGSGVFSGENILEFLRSRYIIEKALLSSIDVGKERKTLADLYIDINNLRETWKDKPGLSQISFPSGEVRSRFSRLQDSIIFEIGQNIKKGNLAVAKPDKKLGFIHVTCASTNENFSKAFTEKLVAEAIDFYVQTKTKRTKANVDKLQAKADSLEALLNKKTYSAAVSQDLNLNPARRLATVNTELLTRDKLVLQTMYGEIVKNLEMSRMAMSQETPIIQIVDSPILPLAKSRPGRIKCFVIGAILFGFITVSYIIIRRVIQSALKGS encoded by the coding sequence ATGGAAACAAATAGAGCTCAAGATCGTCCATCAGATGAGTTGTCTGTTAAGGAGTTTATTCTAAAATTAGTGGAGTGGTGGCGTTACCTGGTTAGCAAGCTGGTAATTATAGTGCTGATTTCCTTGGTTGGTGGGGCAATAGGAATTACTTACGCATATTGGAAAAAGGCATTGTATGTGGCCGAGCTCACCTTCGTTATGGAGGATGGAAAATCTAATCCACTAGGTGCCTATGCCGGCCTTGCAAGTCAGTTTGGAATTGACTTATCCAGTGGTGGCGGAAGCGGCGTTTTTTCCGGAGAGAATATCCTGGAATTCTTACGATCAAGATATATAATCGAAAAGGCTTTGCTGTCGTCAATAGATGTAGGTAAGGAAAGGAAAACCCTCGCGGATTTATACATTGATATAAATAATCTGCGAGAGACATGGAAAGATAAACCGGGGTTGTCTCAAATCAGCTTTCCAAGTGGTGAGGTGAGAAGCAGGTTCTCAAGACTTCAGGACAGTATAATATTTGAGATAGGCCAGAACATAAAGAAAGGCAATCTGGCTGTTGCAAAGCCTGATAAAAAGCTCGGGTTTATTCATGTTACCTGTGCCAGTACAAACGAAAATTTCAGTAAAGCTTTTACAGAAAAACTTGTTGCTGAGGCTATTGATTTTTATGTGCAAACAAAAACCAAACGAACGAAGGCCAATGTTGACAAGTTGCAGGCTAAGGCAGACTCTCTTGAGGCGTTATTAAACAAAAAGACATACTCTGCTGCAGTTTCGCAGGACCTGAATCTTAATCCTGCCCGACGTTTAGCAACAGTTAATACTGAGCTACTGACAAGGGATAAACTTGTTTTACAAACGATGTATGGAGAGATCGTCAAAAATCTTGAAATGAGCCGTATGGCTATGTCTCAGGAAACTCCGATTATACAGATTGTGGACTCACCTATTTTACCGCTGGCAAAAAGCCGTCCGGGAAGAATCAAGTGCTTTGTTATTGGTGCAATATTATTTGGGTTTATCACAGTTTCATATATTATTATTCGACGGGTTATTCAGTCTGCTTTGAAAGGTAGTTGA
- a CDS encoding glycosyltransferase family 2 protein — MDVSVIIVSYNTRDLTLDSIDSVKKFTSGVSYEVIVVDNASSDGTVEAVRERFPDIKLIVNSENVGFGRANNQAVRMSRARYVFLLNSDAYLIDNSILSFVQFMDQPSNADVAVCGGELISGDNQKMASYGNFPSLLEAISSIGLHKLYSNYYRSKLSIGVINTESAIRAVDYISGADMFVRRKVMEETGGFDEDFFLYFEETELSFRIGKLGYKSVLIPQVRVVHLEGASHANRGEFNYRRYRLFTSSQMLYFRKTGGLVTFWMAKLIYVLHLLVYSLIGKERGGLFKKIGIIIKA; from the coding sequence ATGGACGTTTCAGTAATAATTGTAAGCTATAATACCAGGGATTTAACGCTCGATAGTATTGATTCCGTAAAAAAATTTACCAGCGGAGTCTCTTATGAGGTTATTGTTGTAGACAATGCGTCCTCAGATGGTACAGTCGAGGCTGTCAGGGAGCGATTTCCGGACATTAAATTAATTGTAAACTCAGAAAATGTAGGGTTTGGAAGAGCTAATAACCAGGCCGTCCGGATGTCTAGGGCAAGGTATGTATTTCTGCTAAACTCGGATGCGTATCTGATTGATAATTCCATATTGTCTTTTGTTCAGTTTATGGACCAGCCATCAAATGCTGATGTAGCTGTTTGTGGCGGAGAGTTGATTTCGGGGGATAATCAAAAGATGGCTTCCTATGGTAATTTCCCGTCACTATTGGAAGCCATTTCATCAATCGGGCTGCATAAGCTATATAGTAACTATTACAGATCGAAGTTGTCCATCGGCGTTATTAACACGGAATCGGCGATTAGGGCTGTGGATTATATATCAGGTGCTGATATGTTTGTTCGAAGAAAAGTAATGGAGGAGACCGGAGGTTTCGATGAAGATTTTTTTCTATATTTTGAGGAAACAGAACTTTCTTTTCGGATTGGAAAACTGGGATATAAGTCAGTACTTATTCCTCAGGTCCGGGTTGTTCATCTTGAGGGAGCTTCTCATGCTAACCGGGGAGAATTTAACTATAGGAGATACCGCCTGTTTACAAGCAGTCAAATGTTGTATTTCAGGAAGACAGGGGGGCTGGTGACATTTTGGATGGCCAAGCTGATATATGTACTTCATTTATTAGTATATAGCTTGATCGGGAAAGAAAGAGGAGGCTTGTTTAAAAAAATAGGAATTATTATTAAAGCATAA